Within the Pseudomonas mendocina genome, the region TCAGCCAGCGCCAGGTGTCGACCATCTACCAGGCGCTGAACCAGTACAGCGTGGTGATGGAGATCAATCCCAAGTACGCCCAGTACCCTGAGGCGCTGGATCAGATCCAGCTGATCACCGACGATGGCGCGCGTGTGCCGCTGTCGGCCTTCGCCCGTTGGGAGCGCAGCCTGGAGAACGACCGGGTCAGCCACCAGGGCCAGTTCGCGGTGGAGAACATCGGCTTCTCGCTGGCCGAGGGCGTCAGCCTGGATCAGGCGACCCGAGCCATCGACGTGGCCGTCGCCCAGCTCAACCTGCCGACCGAAGTGCAGGGCACGCTGGGTGGCACCGGTGCAGCCTTCCAGCAGGCGCAGGACAACCAGCCGCTGATGATCCTGCTGGCGCTGGTGGTGGTGTACCTGGTGTTGGGCGTGCTCTACGAGAGCTACGTGCATCCGCTGACCATTCTTTCGACCTTGCCGTCTGCCGGGGTCGGTGCCTTGCTCGCACTGCAGCTGGTCGGCATGGAGTTCAGTCTGATCTCGCTGCTGGGCCTGTTTCTGCTGATCGGTATCGTCAAGAAGAACGCCACCCTCATGGTCGATCTGGCGTTGCAACTGGAGCGCGGCGAGCGCCTGAGCCCGCAGGAGTCCATCCGCCAGGCCTGCCTGCTACGTTTCCGCCCGATCATGATGACCACCCTGGCTGCCATCCTTGGTGCCCTGCCGTTGGTGCTGGGCAGCGCCGAAGGTTCGGAAATGCGCCAGCCGCTGGGTATCACTATCGTCGGTGGCCTGGTGCTGAGTCAGGTGCTGACCCTCTATACCACTCCGGTGATCTACCTCTACTTCGACCGCCTGCGTCATCGCGTCAACCGCTGGCGCGGCGTGCGCACCGATGCTTCATTGGAAAATCCGCTATGAACCGAGCTCCCTTCGCCCGAACACTCGTCTCCCTGCTGCTGGCGGGCGTATTGGCCGGCTGCGCCCTGGGGCCTGACTATCAGCGTCCCGAACTGGCGGCGCCTGTGCAGTTCAAGCAGGTCGAGGGCTGGAAGAGTGCAGCTCCGGCAGACGTGTTGGAGCGCGGTAACTGGTGGGCGCTGTACGGTGACGCCGAGCTCGATGCGCTGGTTGAGCGCCTGCACGTTTCCAACCAGAACCTGGCCGCTGCCGAGGCCCAGTACCGCCAGGCGCGCGCGCTGGTGCGCAGTGCGCGCGCCAGCTTCTACCCGACGCTGTCCGGCAGCGCCGGGGTGACCCGAGCTGGGCAGGGCGGCGGTGACAGCACCATCCGCACCGCCGATGGCGTCACTGTCAGCGGCTCGGGGGCCTCGCGGATATCCAAGAGCTATGACCTTAGCCTGAATGCGGCCTGGGAGCTGGATATCTGGGGCAAGCTGCGTCGTGGCCTGGAGGCGAGTCGTGCCGAGTTCGAGGCCAGCGCCGCCGACCTCGCTGCGGCGCGCCTTAGCCTGCAGAGCGAACTGGTGCAGAACTACCTGCAACTGCGCATTCTCGACGAGCAGAAGCGACTGCTGGACGCCACGGTGGCCGCTTACGCACGCTCGCTGCGCCTGACCGAGAACCAGTACCGCGCCGGCATCGTGCCCAGGTCCGATGTGTCCCAGGCCACCACGCAGCTCAAGAGCACCCAGGCGCAGGCCATCGATCTCGAGTGGCAGCGTGCGCAGCTCGAACACGCCATTGCCGTGTTGGTGGGCGTCAGCCCGGCCGAACTGTCCATAGCGCCGCGCGAGAGCCTGCCGGCGCTGCCCGAGGTACCCGTGGCGCTGCCTTCACAGTTGCTCGAACGCCGCCCTGACGTTGCCGCTGCCGAGCGCCGGGTGATGGCGGCCAACGCGCAGATTGGTGTAGCCGAAGCTGCGTGGTTCCCCGATCTGACGATCTCGGCCAGCGGGGGCTATCGCGGCAGCAGCTTCGCCGACTGGATCGAAGTGCCCAATCGTTTCTGGTCGCTGGGCCCGCAACTGGCCTTGAGCCTGTTCGACGGTGGTGCGCGACGTGCGGAGCTGGAACGCAGCGAAGCCGCCTACGACCAGACGGTGGCGCAATACCGCCAGGCCGTGCTGGACAGCTTCCGTGAAGTGGAGGACTACCTGGTGCAGCTACGTGTGCTGGAGCAGGAAAGCGGGGTGCAGCAGGAAGCGCTGGATGCGGCGCGCGAGTCGCTGCGCCTGATCGAGAACCAGTACCGCGCCGGAACCGTCGACTTCAACAGCGTGGTCAACGTACAGGCTACTGCGCTGAACAATGAACGCAGCAATCTCACGTTGCTGGGCAGCCGTCTGACTGCCAGCGTGCAGCTGATCGCCGCGTTAGGTGGCGGCTGGCAAGTGGAGCAATTGCTTCAGTCAGAGCCGTAGCGGGCTCCAGAGTGAACAAGCCGGCATGGCGGTTTCCCGCCATGCCGGCTTCAAGTCAATTGCGCTGCTTGCGATTGACGGTTTGTGCAGCCTTGATCACGTCACTGCCGATCACCGATTCGAATTGCTGCCACACCGGACGCATGGCGTCACGCCAGGCTTCGCGCTCTTCGCTGCTAAGGGTGATCAATTGGCTGCGGCCCGAGTCGATGATGCGCTGGCGGTCGGCCTGGTTGGCGGCTTCGGCCTGCTTGTTCACCGCATAGGTGACTTCATCGATGATGGCTTCCAGCTCCACGCGCATCTGATGAGGGATGCCGTACCAGAAGCGTGAGTTGCTCACCAGCATGTAGTCCAGCACGCCATGGTTGGTTTCGCTGATGAAGGGCTGCACCTCGTGCAGTTTCTGGCTGTAGATGTTCGACCAGGGGTTTTCCGCGCCTTGTACCTGGCCGCTCTGCAGTGCCTTGAACACTTCTGCGAACGGCAGTTTCTGGGTGCTGGCGCCAACCTGAGCGAATTGCGCTTCCAGCACCGCCGATGGCTGGATGCGGAAGCTCAGGCCGTTGGCATCACCGGGTGTATGCAGCGCACGGGTCGCCGACAACTGCTTCATGCCGTTATGCCAATAAGCCAGGCCGACGATGTTGTGATCCTCCATCGAGCGCAGCAGTTGGCGGCCCTTGGAGCGCTTCTGGAAACGATTGACGGCCTCGATGTCATCGAACAGGAAGGGCAGGTCGAACACCTGTAACTGCTTGGTGTACTGCTCGAATTTGGCCAGCGAGGGCGCCAGCAACTGTACCTCGTTGTTGCGCAGCGCTTCGAGCTCATTGGCATCGCCGTAGAGACTGGAGTTCGGGTAGACCTCGACCTTCACCTTGCCGCCCAGACGCTCTTCCACCAGTTTCTTGAACAGCAGTGCGCCCTGGCCCTTGGGGGTGCCATCGGCGACGACGTGGGAGAATTTGATCAGGATAGGTTCATCGGCCAGTGCCGTGGCGGCACCGAAAGAGGCTAACGCCAAGGCGCAGGCGGCCAGGGCGCGGACTGGATTGAACATACTGCTTCCTTTTCTTCTTGTCGGTTGCGGTGCCTTGGCAGGCGCCTCGTGTTGGTCGCTCCACTGTTCTGCTGTTGGGGATAGGCAGCATCCCAGACAGTTTAGAGCTGGGTCTTGCATGGCAAGGGTTATGCCATTGTGGCGAATTTCCGCCAAGCTGCTTGGGTCGTTAAAAAGCATGTGATCTGGTGCACAGTGAGTGGCGGATAACCGCCATGTGCCAGTGCGTAGGCAGCGGAAAATTGCCGGTGCGCCGGTGGCTTGTCTTCGCCTGTTATTCTGTCTCGCTCGTCTGAACGCAGGAGTGCCCGAATGAGTTGGTCCGCGCAGCAGTATTCTCTCTTCGAACGTCAGCGTACCCGCCCGGTGCATGACCTATTGGCGGCGGTGCCCCGCGAGAGTGTCGAGCTGGCCGTCGATCTGGGCTGCGGTCCCGGCAATTCCACAGCTGTATTGCAGGCGCATGCGTCACAAGCGCAAGTAATCGGTATCGACAGCAGCGAAGACATGTTGCGCGCGGCACGTGAGCGTCTGCCGCTGGTCAGCTTCCAGTTGGCGGATATCCAGCACTGGCAGACCGACGTCGTACCACAGCTGATCCTCGCCAACGCCTCGCTGCAATGGCTGCCTGATCACGCCCAGCTTTACCCAAGGTTGCTGGCGCAACTGGCGCCTGGTGGTTGGCTGGCGATTCAGACGCCGGACAACCTGCAGGAGCCGGCGCACCGCCTGGCCCGTGAGGTAGCCGCTGACGGCCCGTGGGCGGCGCGTATCGGCGAGGTGCGTCATGCCGAGCGGCACAGCGCGCAGACCTACTACGGTATCCTCGGCGCCCACGCCAGCGAGCTGGATATCTGGCGCACCACGTACTTCCATGTGTTGGACGATGCTGCTGCGGTAGTGGAGTGGTTCAAGTCCACTGCACTGCTGCCGTTTTTGCAGCCATTGGATGCCGGGCAACAGGCCGCATTTCTGGAACGCTACCAGGCAGCGATCACCGAGGCCTATCCGGCGCAGGCCGATGGCCGGGTGTTGTTGCCGTTTCCACGGCTGTTCCTGGTCGCGCGGCGCTAACGCAACACGCTGTCACGGCTAAAGCCCTTCCCACAATTCACCATGAACCTGTGTGGGAGAGGCTTTAGCCGCGCCCCTTAAAAGAAAGCCCCCGCATCTGCGGGGGCTTTTCCTTTGCGGGGCTTCGCTTACTGCGCCAGTGCGACTAGTCCGGCGTGCTGCACCAGTTCCAGCAGTGGCTGCGGGTACACGCCGAGGAAGAAGGCGAGCAGGGCGACCACCAGCAGCATGATGCCGCCAGCGCGCTGGCCCCAGTCGAAGGGGGCGTCGTGGCGATGCAGGTTGGGCTCGCGCATGAACAGGGTGACCATCACTCGCAGGTAATAGAACACGCCGATGGCACTGCCCAGCACCATGGCGCCGAGCAGCCACCAGAGGTGCGCCTCGACGCCAGCGGCGATCACGTAGAACTTGCCGATAAAGCCTGCGGTCAGCGGAATGCCGGCTAGCGACAGCATCATCACCGTGAGTACGGCGGTCAGGTACGGACGGCGCCAGAACAGACCACGGTATTCGTACAGCGCATCGGCATCGCGACCGCTGTACGGCGTGGACATCAGGGTGATCACACCGAAGGCGCCCAGGCTGGTTAGCACGTAGGTGGCCAGGTACACGCCCACGGCTTCCACCGCCAGGCCCTTGCTGGCGATCAGCGCCACCAGCAGATAACCGAAGTGGGCGATGGAGGAGTAACCCAGCAGGCGTTTAAGGTTGTTCTGCAGCAGGGCCAGCAGGTTGCCGAACAGGATCGAAGCGATGGCGATCAGGGTCAGCAGATCGCTCAGCCAGCCGCCGCTCATGGCCGGGGATATCTGGTACAGGCGCAGCAGCACGGCGAATACCGCGACCTTGCTGGCGGTAGCCAGGAAGGCCGCCACCGGCGCCGGGGCGCCTTCGTAGACGTCCGGCGTCCACAGGTGGAAGGGCACCAGCGACAGCTTGAAGGCCAGGCCGATCAGCATCATGCCGATGCCGATCTGCACCAGCTGGCTGCTTTCGCGCATCAGGCTGGCGCCGATATCTGCGAAGGCCAGGTTGCCTGACTCGGCGTACAGCAGCGCCATGCCGAACAGCAGGAAGGCGCTGCCTGCGGCCGACAGCACCATGTACTTGATGCCAGCCTCCAGCGAGCGCTTGTTGAAGAAGGCGTAGGCGATCATCCCGTAAGTGGGCACCGACAACAGTTCCAGGCCGATGAACAGACCGGCCAGATGCTGTGCGCTGACCAGCACCAGGCCACCGGCCGCCGACAGCAGCACCAGCAGGTACAGTTCCTCGCGGTTGCCCGGATAGCCCTTGCCCGATGCGCCGCCCAGGTAGGCATGGATCAGGGTGATGCAGGCCAGGCTGGCGGCCAGCACCAGGGCCATGTAGTAGCAGGCGAAGTTGTCGATCAGCAGCAGCGGGGTGACCGACAGCGGCGCCACCTCCAGGGCCGGAATCAGCGACAGCAGTGCCAGGTTAAGGCCGATCACCGAGAGGATGAAGGTCAGCGCGTGGTTGCGTTTGGCGGCGATGGCCAGCATCACCACGACGGCAGTGAGGCTGGTCACCAGCAGCGGCAGCAGGGCGATCAGGTGTTGCAGGGTGAATTCGACAGCGTGATGTTCCATGAGTCTCTAATCCTTACCCTTACCGGCCCGAGGCGAGTTGATCGAGGGCGCCTGCCATCCACTGCTGCACGCCATGCATGCTGGCCGCGGAGGTATCGAGCACCGGTTGCGGGTAAACGCCAAGCAGAATCAGCAGCACGCCAAGGCCGAGTACCATGGCCAATTCGCGGGCTTTCAGCCCCGGCAGCGGCGCCTCCTGCTGCACCGGTCCGAAGTAGGCGCGGTGGATCATCGCCAGGGCGTATACCGAGCCGAGCACCAGGCCGGTGGCGGCCAGCACCACGACCCAGGGCGCGCTGGGGAAGCTGCCGATCAGGATGAGGAATTCACCGACGAAGTTGCCGGTGCCCGGCAGACCAAGCGCGGCGGCGGCGAAGAACAGGCTGATGGCCGGCAGCCAGGGCATGCGCGCCCAGATGCCGCCCATCTGGCGCAGGTCACGGGTGTGCACGCGCTCGTACAGTTGGCCGCAGAGGATGAACAGCGCAGCAGCGGACAGGCCGTGGGCAACCATCTGTACCACCGCGCCTTGCAGGGCGATCTGGCTGCCCGAATAGATGGCGATCAGCACGAAGCCCATGTGCGAGACGCTGGAGTAGGCCACCAGGCGCTTGATATCGGTCTGCGCGAACGACAGCAGGGCGCCGTAGACGATGGCGAACACACCGAGCCACTGGGCGATGGGCGCGAACTCCGCCGAGGCGTTGGGGAACAGCGGCAGGGCGAAACGCAGCAGGCCGTAAGCGGCGGTTTTCAGCAGGATACCGGCCAAGTCAACGGAACCAGCGGTGGGCGCCTGGGCGTGGGCATCGGGCAGCCAGGAGTGCACCGGCACCACCGGGAACTTCACCGCGAAGGCGACGAAGAAACCGAGCATCAGCAGGTATTCGGTGCCCGGCGCCAGTTGCGTCTTCAGCAGATCGGCGTAGTTGAAGCTGAGCACGCCGGTCTGGTTGAAGTGCACGAACACCAAAGCCAGGATCGACACCAGCATGATCAGGCCACTGGCCTGGGTGAAGATGAAGAACTTGGTGGCAGCGGTGATACGGGTGCGGCCGTCGCTGCCGCTATGACCCCAGAGCGCGATGAGGAAATACATCGGCACCAGCATCATTTCCCAGAAGAAGAAGAACAGGAACAGATCGACGGCGAGGAACACGCCGACCACACCGCCGAGAATCCACATCAGGTTGAGGTGGAAGAAGCCGACGCGGTGCTGGATCTCGTTCCACGAGCACAGTACCGAGAGCACACCGAGCAGGCCGGTAAGCACCACCATCAGCACCGACAGGCCGTCCATCGCCAGGTGGATGGTGATGCCCATCCGCGGGATCCAGTCGATGACGAACTCGTGGGCCCAGCGCGGGCCGCCGTCCGGGGCCGGCGCCAGGGTGAAATCACCACTGACCCACAGCCATAGGCTCAGGCCGAACAACAGGCCCATGGTGATCAGGGCGATCCAGCGCGGCAGGACGTGGCCGAAGCGCTCGCCTTGCCAGCACAGCAGGCCGCCAATGAAGGGAATCAGGATTAGCCAGGGCAGAATCATCAGGCTGTTTTCCTTAACTCAGAAAGAGGATGGCGGCGAGCACCAGTACGGCGCCCCCGGCGATCGAAGCGGCGTACCAGCGCACCTGGCCGGTTTCGCTGCGTACCAGTGCGGCGTTGCCACCACGCGCGAGCAGCGGAATCAGGCCGATGCTGCGGTCGATGGGGTCGCGGCGCAGCAGGTGGCAGAGCAGCAGATAAGGGTGTACGAACAGCTTGTCGTAGAGCCAGTCGAAGCCCCAGGCGGCGAACCACAGGGCGCTCAGCAGGCGACCCGGCGCGCTCTGCGCCACGGCGGAGGCAACGCGGCGCTGGCCGAGGAAGAGCAGGGCGGCGATGACGATGCCGCTCACTGCGATCAGCCCCGACAGCAGTTCCAGGCTGTGCTTGGCCTCACCGCCAGCATGGCCGGCGCTTTCCGGCAGTACGCCGGCCAGAGGCGGAGTGATCCAGGCGCCGATGAAGGTGGACAGCACGATCAGCACCATCAGCGGGAGGTTGTGGGCGATGCCATGGCCGGCGTGTGCCTCGGTCTTCTGCTCGCCGTGGAAGGCGATGAAGATCAGACGGAAGGTGTAGATCGAGGTCAGGAAGGCACCAACCAGGCCCGCGTAGAGCAGCTCGCTATGGCCGCTGGCGAAAGCTTCCCAGAGGATTTCGTCCTTGGAGTAAAAGCCGGCGGTCAGCAGCGGTAGGGCCGCCAGCGCGGAACCACCGACGACGAAGCTGGCATAGGCCAGCGGCAGCTTCTTCCACAGGCCACCCATCTTGAAGATGTTCTGCTCGTGGTGGCAGGCGTGAATCACCGCACCGGAGGCGAGGAACAGCAGGGCCTTGAAGAAGGCGTGGGTCATCAGGTGGAAGATCGCCGCGTCCCAGGCACCGACGCCCAGGGCCAGGAACATGTAGCCGATCTGGCTCATGGTCGAGTAGGCGAGGATGCGCTTGATGTCGGTTTGTACCAGTGCGGCGAAACCGGCCAGCACCAGGGTCACGCCGCCAACGACGCCGACCAGCTCGAGAATCTCCGGGGTCAGCAGGAACAGACCGTGGGTACGGGCGATCAGGTAGACGCCGGCGGTGACCATGGTCGCCGCGTGGATCAGCGCCGACACCGGGGTCGGGCCGGCCATGGCGTCGGCCAGCCAGGTCTGCAGCGGCAACTGGGCAGACTTGCCCACCGCGCCGCCGAGCAGCATCAGCGTGGCAACCCACAGCCAGGCGTCGCCGGCTACATACTTTTGCGGCGCCAGCACCATCAGCTCCTGGATGTTCAAGGTGCCGAGGTTGAGGAACAGGATGAACATGCCAATCATCAGGAACACGTCACCGACGCGGGTGACGATGAACGCCTTGAGCGCCGCGTTACCATTGGGCACGTGCTTGTAGTAGAAGCCGATCAGCAGGTACGAGCACAGGCCCACGCCTTCCCAGCCGAAGAACAGCACCAGTAGGTTGTCGCCGAGTACCAGCAGCAACATGCTGAAGATGAACAGGTTGGTGTAGGCGAAGAAGCGCGAATAGCCTTCCTCGCCGCGCATGTACCAGCTGGCGAACAGGTGGATCAGAAAACCCACGCTGGTGACCACGCCGAGCATGGTGGCGGACAGGCCATCCAGATGCAGGGTGAAGCTCAGCGCCAGGCCTTCGACGCTCATCCACTGCCACAGGGTCAGGCTGTAGGCGCCGCTGGCCGGCGGATTGCCGAGAAAGGCGGCGATGACCCAGGCAGCGCTGGCGGCCGCCAGGCCGATGGAGCCGACACCGATCACTGCGCTGGTGTTTTCCGAGAAGCGTCCGCGCGAGAAGGCCAGCAGCAGCCAGCCGAGCAGCGGGAAGAATAGAGTCAGGGCTAGAAGGTTCATCCGCGCATCTCGCTGGCAGCGTCGATATCCAGGGTGTTGAAGCGGCGATACAACTGCAGCAGGATCGCCAGGCCGATGCTGGCCTCGGCGGCTGCCAGGGTGATCACCAGAATGAACATCACTTGGCCGTCAGCCGCGCCCCAACGGGCGCCGGCAACCACGAAGGCCAGTGCAGCAGCGTTCATCATCACTTCCAGGCTCATCAGGATGAACAGGATGTTGCGCCGCACCATCAGGCCGACCAGGCCGATGCAGAACAGCACGCCGGCCAGGGCCAGGCCGTGTTCGAGTGGGATGCCGGTCATACGGTGGGCTCCTTGGCGTCATGGCGGCCCAGGTGGTAGGCAGCGACCAGTGCGGCGAGCAGCAGCATGGAGGCCAGCTCTACGGCCAGCAGGTAGGGGCCGAACAGGCTGATACCGACGGCCTTGGCTTCGACCGTGGTGTGGCCGATGTGGGCGTCGCTGACGTGATTCAGCAGTACA harbors:
- a CDS encoding efflux transporter outer membrane subunit produces the protein MNRAPFARTLVSLLLAGVLAGCALGPDYQRPELAAPVQFKQVEGWKSAAPADVLERGNWWALYGDAELDALVERLHVSNQNLAAAEAQYRQARALVRSARASFYPTLSGSAGVTRAGQGGGDSTIRTADGVTVSGSGASRISKSYDLSLNAAWELDIWGKLRRGLEASRAEFEASAADLAAARLSLQSELVQNYLQLRILDEQKRLLDATVAAYARSLRLTENQYRAGIVPRSDVSQATTQLKSTQAQAIDLEWQRAQLEHAIAVLVGVSPAELSIAPRESLPALPEVPVALPSQLLERRPDVAAAERRVMAANAQIGVAEAAWFPDLTISASGGYRGSSFADWIEVPNRFWSLGPQLALSLFDGGARRAELERSEAAYDQTVAQYRQAVLDSFREVEDYLVQLRVLEQESGVQQEALDAARESLRLIENQYRAGTVDFNSVVNVQATALNNERSNLTLLGSRLTASVQLIAALGGGWQVEQLLQSEP
- a CDS encoding TRAP transporter substrate-binding protein; the protein is MFNPVRALAACALALASFGAATALADEPILIKFSHVVADGTPKGQGALLFKKLVEERLGGKVKVEVYPNSSLYGDANELEALRNNEVQLLAPSLAKFEQYTKQLQVFDLPFLFDDIEAVNRFQKRSKGRQLLRSMEDHNIVGLAYWHNGMKQLSATRALHTPGDANGLSFRIQPSAVLEAQFAQVGASTQKLPFAEVFKALQSGQVQGAENPWSNIYSQKLHEVQPFISETNHGVLDYMLVSNSRFWYGIPHQMRVELEAIIDEVTYAVNKQAEAANQADRQRIIDSGRSQLITLSSEEREAWRDAMRPVWQQFESVIGSDVIKAAQTVNRKQRN
- the tam gene encoding trans-aconitate 2-methyltransferase, which encodes MSWSAQQYSLFERQRTRPVHDLLAAVPRESVELAVDLGCGPGNSTAVLQAHASQAQVIGIDSSEDMLRAARERLPLVSFQLADIQHWQTDVVPQLILANASLQWLPDHAQLYPRLLAQLAPGGWLAIQTPDNLQEPAHRLAREVAADGPWAARIGEVRHAERHSAQTYYGILGAHASELDIWRTTYFHVLDDAAAVVEWFKSTALLPFLQPLDAGQQAAFLERYQAAITEAYPAQADGRVLLPFPRLFLVARR
- the nuoN gene encoding NADH-quinone oxidoreductase subunit NuoN, with protein sequence MEHHAVEFTLQHLIALLPLLVTSLTAVVVMLAIAAKRNHALTFILSVIGLNLALLSLIPALEVAPLSVTPLLLIDNFACYYMALVLAASLACITLIHAYLGGASGKGYPGNREELYLLVLLSAAGGLVLVSAQHLAGLFIGLELLSVPTYGMIAYAFFNKRSLEAGIKYMVLSAAGSAFLLFGMALLYAESGNLAFADIGASLMRESSQLVQIGIGMMLIGLAFKLSLVPFHLWTPDVYEGAPAPVAAFLATASKVAVFAVLLRLYQISPAMSGGWLSDLLTLIAIASILFGNLLALLQNNLKRLLGYSSIAHFGYLLVALIASKGLAVEAVGVYLATYVLTSLGAFGVITLMSTPYSGRDADALYEYRGLFWRRPYLTAVLTVMMLSLAGIPLTAGFIGKFYVIAAGVEAHLWWLLGAMVLGSAIGVFYYLRVMVTLFMREPNLHRHDAPFDWGQRAGGIMLLVVALLAFFLGVYPQPLLELVQHAGLVALAQ
- the nuoM gene encoding NADH-quinone oxidoreductase subunit M, whose protein sequence is MILPWLILIPFIGGLLCWQGERFGHVLPRWIALITMGLLFGLSLWLWVSGDFTLAPAPDGGPRWAHEFVIDWIPRMGITIHLAMDGLSVLMVVLTGLLGVLSVLCSWNEIQHRVGFFHLNLMWILGGVVGVFLAVDLFLFFFFWEMMLVPMYFLIALWGHSGSDGRTRITAATKFFIFTQASGLIMLVSILALVFVHFNQTGVLSFNYADLLKTQLAPGTEYLLMLGFFVAFAVKFPVVPVHSWLPDAHAQAPTAGSVDLAGILLKTAAYGLLRFALPLFPNASAEFAPIAQWLGVFAIVYGALLSFAQTDIKRLVAYSSVSHMGFVLIAIYSGSQIALQGAVVQMVAHGLSAAALFILCGQLYERVHTRDLRQMGGIWARMPWLPAISLFFAAAALGLPGTGNFVGEFLILIGSFPSAPWVVVLAATGLVLGSVYALAMIHRAYFGPVQQEAPLPGLKARELAMVLGLGVLLILLGVYPQPVLDTSAASMHGVQQWMAGALDQLASGR
- the nuoL gene encoding NADH-quinone oxidoreductase subunit L; its protein translation is MNLLALTLFFPLLGWLLLAFSRGRFSENTSAVIGVGSIGLAAASAAWVIAAFLGNPPASGAYSLTLWQWMSVEGLALSFTLHLDGLSATMLGVVTSVGFLIHLFASWYMRGEEGYSRFFAYTNLFIFSMLLLVLGDNLLVLFFGWEGVGLCSYLLIGFYYKHVPNGNAALKAFIVTRVGDVFLMIGMFILFLNLGTLNIQELMVLAPQKYVAGDAWLWVATLMLLGGAVGKSAQLPLQTWLADAMAGPTPVSALIHAATMVTAGVYLIARTHGLFLLTPEILELVGVVGGVTLVLAGFAALVQTDIKRILAYSTMSQIGYMFLALGVGAWDAAIFHLMTHAFFKALLFLASGAVIHACHHEQNIFKMGGLWKKLPLAYASFVVGGSALAALPLLTAGFYSKDEILWEAFASGHSELLYAGLVGAFLTSIYTFRLIFIAFHGEQKTEAHAGHGIAHNLPLMVLIVLSTFIGAWITPPLAGVLPESAGHAGGEAKHSLELLSGLIAVSGIVIAALLFLGQRRVASAVAQSAPGRLLSALWFAAWGFDWLYDKLFVHPYLLLCHLLRRDPIDRSIGLIPLLARGGNAALVRSETGQVRWYAASIAGGAVLVLAAILFLS
- the nuoK gene encoding NADH-quinone oxidoreductase subunit NuoK — its product is MTGIPLEHGLALAGVLFCIGLVGLMVRRNILFILMSLEVMMNAAALAFVVAGARWGAADGQVMFILVITLAAAEASIGLAILLQLYRRFNTLDIDAASEMRG